The Skermanella pratensis genome has a window encoding:
- a CDS encoding DUF3616 domain-containing protein, producing MAAKKQTPKPQRIMLDFHHHEGLAGDLEEAIRNDLSVIKQSGRCLWTASDETATIERLTTEDWKTFGRHTPYRLADFFDLPVEGEVDIEGLSVDGDYLWICGSHSLKRKKPDPDETGAEEALERLTRVECEPNRYLLGRIPLVRESEDGVHALARSAPSGDGGAELRAGRLKMDAKGSNALSKALRKDEHLGRFMAIPSKDNGFDVEGISARGDRVFLGMRGPVLRGWAVLLELEVAEKGSVGKAAGLKLRRIGPCGERYRKHFLDLDGLGIRELSLEGDDLLILAGPTMDLDGPVVLYRWHDVWNQREETVIPRTRLERVMDIPYGTGFDHAEGATLFERPGEPPAVLVVYDNPGPDRLDADGAGVAADLFPLPPKKARIPAMS from the coding sequence ATGGCCGCGAAGAAGCAGACACCGAAGCCGCAGCGGATCATGCTGGACTTCCACCACCACGAGGGCTTGGCCGGGGACCTCGAGGAGGCGATCCGCAACGATCTCTCGGTGATAAAGCAGTCCGGCCGTTGCCTCTGGACCGCGTCGGACGAGACCGCCACCATCGAGCGACTGACCACCGAGGACTGGAAGACCTTCGGCCGCCACACGCCCTACCGTCTGGCCGACTTCTTCGACCTCCCGGTCGAGGGCGAGGTGGACATCGAGGGGCTGTCGGTGGACGGCGACTATCTCTGGATCTGCGGCTCGCACAGCCTCAAGCGCAAGAAGCCCGACCCGGACGAGACCGGCGCCGAGGAGGCGCTGGAGCGGCTGACCCGGGTGGAGTGCGAGCCGAACCGCTACCTGCTGGGCCGCATCCCCCTGGTCCGCGAATCCGAGGACGGCGTCCATGCCCTGGCCCGGTCCGCGCCGTCGGGCGATGGCGGCGCCGAGCTGAGGGCCGGCCGCCTCAAGATGGACGCGAAGGGTTCCAACGCCCTGTCCAAGGCGTTGCGCAAGGACGAGCATCTCGGCCGCTTCATGGCGATCCCGTCCAAGGACAACGGTTTCGACGTGGAGGGCATCTCGGCGCGGGGCGACCGGGTGTTCCTCGGCATGCGCGGGCCGGTGCTGCGCGGCTGGGCGGTCCTGCTGGAACTGGAGGTCGCGGAGAAGGGCAGCGTCGGCAAGGCCGCCGGCCTGAAGCTGCGCCGGATCGGCCCCTGCGGCGAACGCTACCGCAAGCACTTCCTGGACCTGGACGGCCTGGGCATCCGCGAGCTGTCGCTGGAGGGCGACGACCTGCTGATCCTCGCCGGCCCGACCATGGACCTTGACGGGCCGGTGGTCCTGTACCGCTGGCACGACGTCTGGAACCAGCGGGAGGAGACGGTGATCCCGCGCACCCGGCTGGAGCGGGTGATGGACATTCCCTACGGCACCGGTTTCGACCACGCCGAGGGCGCGACGCTGTTCGAGCGGCCGGGCGAGCCGCCGGCGGTGCTGGTCGTCTACGACAATCCCGGTCCGGACCGGCTGGATGCCGACGGCGCGGGCGTCGCGGCCGATCTGTTCCCGCTGCCGCCGAAGAAGGCGCGCATTCCAGCCATGTCCTGA
- a CDS encoding multidrug effflux MFS transporter: MNAATAGRPPHIAILIAITAIGPLALNIFIPSIPGLVRVFETDYGTAQLALTLYLIGIACGQLIYGPLSDRFGRRPVLLAGLGIFVAASLVCALASGIGMLIAGRIAQAVGGCAGMVLSRAIVRDVYERDKAASMLAYITMAMAVAPAVAPALGGFLEVWFGWRASFLLVLGCGAAVWLWSLGSLRETNFRRQPLPGPVGMAIGYAALLRSPEFLGYALNTAFASAVFFAFLAGAPYIMIDLLKRPPSEYGTLFVLVSAGYALGSFIAARMATRLGARRLVLGGTLVNLAGVAVMGALGLLGLFDALAIFLPMCIVAVGNGVSMPSGIAAAISVNPRVAGAASGLLGFLQMSVGAVATVAVGYLKDDDQMPMILVMAVSVLLSVGAYLLAVGAGRRSSGTVPVPGTTD; encoded by the coding sequence ATGAACGCCGCCACCGCCGGCCGGCCGCCGCATATCGCCATCCTGATCGCCATCACGGCGATCGGGCCGCTGGCGCTCAATATCTTCATCCCGTCGATTCCCGGCCTCGTGCGGGTGTTCGAGACGGATTACGGCACCGCCCAGCTCGCGCTGACCCTGTACCTGATCGGCATCGCCTGCGGCCAGCTGATCTACGGGCCGCTGTCCGACCGGTTCGGCCGGCGGCCGGTCCTGCTGGCGGGACTGGGCATCTTCGTGGCGGCCAGCCTGGTCTGCGCGCTGGCCTCCGGCATCGGCATGCTGATCGCCGGCCGGATTGCCCAGGCGGTCGGCGGCTGCGCCGGCATGGTGTTGAGCCGCGCCATCGTCCGCGACGTCTACGAGCGCGACAAGGCCGCCAGCATGCTGGCCTACATCACCATGGCCATGGCGGTGGCGCCCGCGGTGGCCCCGGCGCTGGGCGGCTTTCTGGAGGTCTGGTTCGGCTGGCGGGCGAGTTTCCTGCTGGTTCTCGGGTGCGGCGCCGCGGTGTGGCTCTGGAGCCTGGGGTCCCTGCGCGAGACCAATTTCCGGCGCCAGCCGCTGCCCGGGCCGGTCGGCATGGCGATCGGCTACGCGGCGCTGCTGCGCTCCCCCGAGTTCCTGGGATACGCGCTGAACACGGCCTTCGCGTCGGCCGTCTTCTTCGCCTTCCTGGCCGGCGCCCCCTACATCATGATCGACCTGCTGAAGCGGCCGCCAAGCGAGTACGGGACCCTGTTCGTGCTGGTCTCGGCCGGCTACGCGCTGGGCAGCTTCATCGCGGCCCGGATGGCGACACGGCTGGGCGCCCGCCGTTTGGTGCTGGGCGGCACCCTGGTCAACCTGGCGGGCGTGGCGGTCATGGGCGCGCTCGGGCTGCTGGGCCTGTTCGACGCGCTGGCGATCTTCCTGCCCATGTGCATCGTCGCGGTCGGAAACGGCGTCAGCATGCCCAGCGGCATCGCCGCCGCGATCAGTGTCAACCCGAGGGTGGCGGGCGCCGCGTCGGGCCTGCTGGGCTTTCTCCAGATGTCGGTCGGGGCGGTGGCGACGGTGGCGGTGGGCTACCTGAAGGACGACGACCAGATGCCGATGATCCTGGTGATGGCCGTGTCGGTGCTGCTGTCCGTCGGGGCTTATCTGCTGGCGGTGGGGGCGGGACGGCGGTCGAGCGGGACGGTCCCGGTGCCGGGGACCACGGACTGA
- a CDS encoding crotonase/enoyl-CoA hydratase family protein produces MLEQISGHLLNSFKIEKTAAVPEQSRRAPLQLDRQFRELDIDFDAGTGVFWCRFRFSDRPSFTPGVLRELRRVRQMLASRGDTAEPQVKYVVLGSRMPGVFNLGGDLGLFAHLIRRRDRDALTTYARACVAEIHANSVALDLPVITMSLVQGDALGGGFEAALSANVIVAERSAKFGLPEVMFNLFPGMGAYNFLARRSSAAIAEKLIMSGRIHTGAELYDMGIVDVLAEDGEGEEVLLDYVRKNGRRHAAHRAIYQARQRVNPITLQDLNDITDLWVDTALTLGPTDLKLMERLVAAQDRRRARTGSAPAEDLRLGGVGD; encoded by the coding sequence ATGCTTGAGCAGATTAGCGGCCACCTTCTCAATTCGTTTAAAATTGAAAAGACCGCCGCTGTCCCGGAGCAGTCCCGGCGCGCCCCGCTTCAGCTCGACCGCCAGTTCCGCGAACTCGACATCGACTTCGACGCCGGTACCGGCGTCTTCTGGTGCCGTTTCCGCTTCAGCGACAGGCCGAGCTTCACCCCGGGCGTCCTCCGGGAGCTGCGCAGGGTCCGCCAGATGCTGGCCTCGCGCGGCGACACCGCCGAGCCGCAGGTCAAGTACGTGGTCCTGGGATCGCGGATGCCGGGCGTCTTCAATCTGGGCGGCGATCTCGGCCTGTTCGCCCATCTGATCCGCCGGCGCGACCGCGACGCGCTGACGACCTATGCCCGGGCCTGCGTCGCGGAGATCCACGCCAATTCGGTGGCGCTCGACCTGCCGGTGATCACCATGTCCCTGGTCCAGGGCGACGCGCTGGGCGGCGGGTTCGAGGCGGCGCTGTCGGCCAACGTCATCGTGGCCGAGCGCAGCGCCAAGTTCGGCCTGCCCGAGGTGATGTTCAACCTGTTCCCCGGCATGGGCGCCTACAACTTCCTCGCCCGCCGGAGCAGCGCCGCCATCGCCGAGAAGCTGATCATGAGCGGCCGAATCCACACCGGCGCTGAGCTGTACGACATGGGCATCGTCGACGTCCTGGCCGAGGACGGCGAAGGCGAGGAGGTCCTGCTCGACTATGTCCGCAAGAACGGCCGCCGCCACGCCGCCCACCGGGCGATCTACCAGGCGCGCCAGCGGGTCAACCCGATCACCCTGCAGGACCTGAACGACATCACCGACCTGTGGGTCGATACCGCGCTGACGCTCGGCCCGACCGACCTGAAGCTGATGGAGCGGCTGGTCGCGGCCCAGGATCGCCGCCGGGCCAGGACCGGATCGGCCCCGGCCGAAGACCTGCGACTCGGGGGCGTCGGCGACTGA
- a CDS encoding response regulator, whose amino-acid sequence MRVSVSETGVAIMGAEVFIIDDRSVNRKILTKFASLVGDDINVSAFPNPVEALEACARTVPDLVITDFKMPLMDGAGFIRNLRGHPGTADVPVIVVTAYEDHEIRREALEAGATDFILSPVDPWEFQTRARNLLRLRAQQFVIHRQTVRESEERFRLLVEGVRDYAIVMLDPAGLVTSWNAGAERLLGYCEAEILGRPAGVLDPAAGTEGAPGGGPTGEGASGGVGAMLALAASDGSVHGEHVRVRKDGSRFQADILVTAMRDDAGRLAGFSMVTHDITTRRDMEAALRDALAESQVLLRELHHRVRNNLQVISTVLYLQTLGMPEGDLKHGFRRTQQRIDGLGLLFRNLLGPSRITSVRFDGYLVDLCTSLVRDFDAGRQLARRADIGSLALELDMAGPLGLVIAEILFTAAEGAPAPAGGGGGGGLAVRVEPESGGLRLSFEFDRDPGAGPSQVGGRYGLGPAVMAALVDQLGARISLDEALTDEAAGPESRARISLTMPASLFEPV is encoded by the coding sequence TTGAGGGTTTCCGTCTCCGAAACGGGGGTCGCCATCATGGGCGCCGAGGTCTTCATCATCGACGACCGCAGCGTCAATCGGAAAATCCTGACCAAGTTCGCGTCTTTGGTCGGCGACGACATCAACGTGTCCGCCTTTCCCAATCCCGTGGAAGCCCTGGAGGCCTGCGCGCGGACGGTGCCCGACCTGGTCATCACGGACTTCAAGATGCCGCTGATGGACGGGGCCGGATTCATCCGGAACCTGCGCGGCCATCCCGGCACCGCCGACGTGCCGGTGATCGTCGTGACCGCCTACGAGGACCACGAGATCCGGCGCGAGGCGCTGGAGGCCGGGGCGACCGACTTCATCCTCAGCCCGGTCGATCCCTGGGAGTTCCAGACCCGCGCCCGCAACCTCCTGCGGCTGCGCGCCCAGCAGTTCGTGATCCACCGCCAGACTGTGCGGGAAAGCGAGGAACGGTTCCGCCTGCTGGTGGAGGGGGTGCGCGACTATGCCATCGTGATGCTCGACCCGGCCGGGCTGGTGACCAGCTGGAACGCCGGCGCGGAGCGCCTTCTGGGCTATTGCGAGGCGGAGATCCTGGGGCGTCCCGCCGGAGTGCTCGACCCCGCCGCGGGCACCGAGGGTGCGCCGGGCGGGGGCCCGACCGGCGAAGGGGCATCGGGCGGCGTGGGCGCCATGCTGGCGCTGGCGGCGTCGGACGGCAGCGTCCACGGCGAGCATGTCCGCGTGCGGAAGGACGGCTCCCGCTTCCAGGCCGACATCCTGGTGACGGCGATGCGCGACGATGCCGGCCGGCTCGCCGGCTTCTCCATGGTCACCCACGACATCACGACCCGCCGCGACATGGAGGCGGCGCTGCGCGACGCCCTGGCCGAAAGCCAGGTCCTGCTGCGCGAGCTTCATCACCGCGTGCGCAACAACCTGCAGGTCATCAGCACCGTGCTGTACCTCCAGACGCTGGGCATGCCGGAAGGCGACCTGAAGCACGGCTTCCGCCGGACCCAGCAGCGGATCGACGGGCTGGGGCTGCTGTTCCGCAACCTGCTGGGACCCAGCCGGATCACCAGCGTCAGGTTCGACGGCTACCTCGTCGACCTGTGCACCAGCCTGGTCCGCGACTTCGACGCCGGCCGCCAGCTGGCGCGCCGGGCCGACATCGGTTCGCTGGCGCTCGAACTGGACATGGCGGGGCCGCTCGGGCTCGTGATCGCCGAGATCCTGTTCACGGCGGCCGAGGGCGCGCCGGCCCCGGCGGGGGGCGGGGGCGGGGGCGGCCTGGCGGTTCGGGTGGAGCCCGAGTCGGGCGGCCTGAGGCTGAGCTTCGAGTTCGACCGCGACCCCGGCGCGGGACCGTCCCAGGTCGGCGGCCGGTACGGGCTCGGCCCCGCCGTCATGGCGGCTCTCGTGGACCAGCTCGGCGCCCGCATCTCCCTCGACGAGGCGCTGACGGACGAAGCGGCCGGCCCCGAAAGCCGGGCGCGGATCTCGCTGACCATGCCGGCGAGCCTGTTCGAGCCTGTCTGA
- a CDS encoding PAS domain-containing protein, giving the protein MARPIAAPTGRERMFGEDEIIVSKTDLKGRITYANSVFLRIAGYDEAEVLGRPHSIIRHPDMPRAVFKLLWETIASGREIFAYVKNMARDGDHYWVFAHVTPSFDMAGAITGYHSFRRWARRDAIAAVEPLYGRMLAAESAGGRRDGMTASTALLLEAVERKGGGYDAFILAL; this is encoded by the coding sequence ATGGCGAGGCCGATTGCCGCCCCGACCGGGCGCGAAAGGATGTTCGGCGAAGACGAGATCATCGTCAGCAAGACCGACCTGAAGGGCCGGATCACCTACGCCAACTCGGTGTTCCTCAGGATCGCGGGCTACGACGAGGCCGAGGTGCTGGGCCGGCCCCACAGCATCATCCGCCATCCCGACATGCCGCGGGCGGTGTTCAAGCTGCTGTGGGAGACGATCGCCTCCGGGCGGGAGATCTTCGCCTACGTCAAGAACATGGCGCGCGACGGGGACCATTACTGGGTGTTCGCCCATGTCACGCCGAGCTTCGACATGGCCGGCGCGATCACCGGCTACCACTCCTTCCGCCGCTGGGCGAGGCGCGACGCCATCGCCGCGGTCGAGCCGCTGTACGGCAGGATGCTCGCCGCCGAGTCGGCGGGCGGCCGGCGGGACGGCATGACGGCCTCCACGGCGCTGCTGCTCGAAGCGGTGGAGCGGAAGGGGGGCGGCTATGACGCGTTCATCCTCGCTCTCTAG
- a CDS encoding methyl-accepting chemotaxis protein, protein MTRSSSLSRIRALAGAIAAAGAAGALLPLFASESLPVWWSAVPLAAVLGAAVAILVLAGRIERAIRRADAVCAEAAAGNYDRRITGVREGGDLGRLFIRVNDVLDLADCFSREVGAAMDHASRKLYYRRVTLAGLKGCYRAVAEVINRSVADMKERDRVLAEAEQDIADLVEAASRGDFGRRLVVADGAGDMGRLCNGINGLTATVSTSLTAIDGVLSAISRGDLDRRIEEDLEGVFATIKTNTNRMAERLQRIVAEIGEAADRIGGTAGDIADGSRNLSGSAEQQAEHLERTASAMKELTASVRSNAESAAEVTRSVEEARALASSAGQVAEDAVGAMHRIEQSSKRAADIIGLMDEIAFQTNLLALNAAVEAARAGEEGRGFAVVAAEVRMLAHRAGDASGDIKRLLKESGGHVVSGVDLVTAAVKALDEIATSVTAVADRAIAIVGATREQAVRLEQINGAVAQMDTMTQGNADLAVESAQAAETLTEQAGHLNELMAFFRHDRRVPEKRVR, encoded by the coding sequence ATGACGCGTTCATCCTCGCTCTCTAGGATTCGCGCGCTGGCGGGCGCCATCGCCGCGGCCGGGGCCGCCGGCGCCCTGCTGCCGCTTTTCGCTTCCGAGTCCCTGCCGGTCTGGTGGAGCGCCGTGCCGCTCGCCGCCGTGCTGGGGGCCGCTGTCGCCATCCTGGTCCTCGCCGGACGGATCGAGCGGGCGATCCGGCGCGCCGACGCCGTATGCGCCGAGGCCGCCGCCGGCAACTACGACCGCCGGATCACCGGTGTGCGGGAGGGCGGCGATCTCGGCCGCCTGTTCATCAGGGTCAACGACGTGCTCGACCTCGCCGATTGCTTCAGCCGCGAGGTCGGGGCCGCTATGGACCATGCCAGCCGCAAGCTCTATTACCGCCGGGTGACCCTGGCCGGCCTCAAGGGCTGCTACCGCGCCGTGGCCGAGGTGATCAACCGCTCGGTGGCCGACATGAAGGAGCGCGACCGCGTCCTGGCCGAGGCCGAGCAAGACATCGCCGACTTGGTCGAGGCGGCGTCGCGCGGCGATTTCGGCCGGCGGCTGGTGGTCGCCGACGGCGCCGGCGACATGGGGCGGCTGTGCAACGGGATCAATGGCCTGACCGCGACGGTCAGCACCAGCCTGACAGCGATCGACGGCGTCCTCTCCGCCATTTCCAGGGGCGACCTGGATCGCAGGATCGAGGAGGACCTGGAGGGCGTCTTCGCCACGATCAAGACCAACACCAACCGCATGGCCGAGCGCCTGCAGCGCATCGTGGCCGAGATCGGTGAAGCCGCCGACCGGATCGGCGGCACCGCCGGCGACATCGCGGACGGCAGCCGGAACCTGTCGGGCAGCGCGGAGCAGCAGGCCGAGCACCTGGAGCGGACCGCGTCGGCCATGAAGGAGCTGACGGCGTCGGTCCGCAGCAACGCGGAGAGCGCCGCCGAGGTGACCCGCTCGGTCGAGGAGGCGAGGGCGCTCGCCAGTTCCGCCGGACAGGTCGCCGAGGACGCCGTGGGCGCCATGCACAGGATCGAGCAGTCGTCGAAGCGCGCCGCAGACATCATCGGCCTGATGGACGAGATCGCCTTCCAGACCAATCTCCTGGCCCTGAACGCCGCCGTCGAGGCGGCCCGCGCCGGGGAGGAGGGCAGGGGGTTCGCCGTGGTGGCCGCGGAGGTCCGCATGCTCGCCCACCGTGCCGGCGACGCGTCCGGCGACATCAAGCGGCTGCTGAAGGAGAGCGGCGGGCACGTGGTCAGCGGCGTCGATCTGGTGACCGCCGCGGTCAAGGCGCTCGACGAGATCGCGACCTCGGTGACCGCGGTGGCCGACCGCGCGATCGCGATCGTCGGGGCCACCCGCGAACAGGCGGTCCGGCTGGAGCAGATCAACGGTGCCGTCGCCCAGATGGACACGATGACGCAGGGCAATGCCGACCTGGCCGTCGAAAGCGCCCAGGCCGCCGAGACCCTGACCGAGCAGGCCGGCCACCTGAACGAGCTGATGGCCTTCTTCCGGCATGACAGGCGGGTGCCGGAAAAGCGGGTGCGGTGA
- a CDS encoding phasin family protein, with amino-acid sequence MAADKESAANVADAEESRIIEASKNTLRSVREAGKEAGDKSMDSTVQFVGESSARIGMMFDFSMRVSEEAAKHATFNMDVLMRCGTIVTEGWQAIMHEWISTTRETAQKNMSDLEELMNCRSVDALLSCQSSILRDRMETLHNSNIRISEVSTQVASDTAKRISELTSSLGGNLSLMDEAGQSLRNAGTEMARINQSTD; translated from the coding sequence ATGGCTGCGGATAAGGAAAGTGCTGCGAACGTCGCAGACGCCGAGGAGAGCAGGATAATCGAGGCATCGAAGAACACGCTCCGATCCGTCAGGGAGGCGGGAAAGGAGGCGGGTGACAAGTCGATGGATTCGACCGTCCAGTTCGTCGGGGAGTCGTCGGCCCGGATCGGCATGATGTTCGATTTCTCGATGAGGGTATCCGAAGAAGCCGCAAAGCACGCCACCTTCAACATGGATGTGTTGATGAGATGCGGCACTATCGTGACGGAGGGTTGGCAGGCCATCATGCACGAATGGATCAGTACGACCCGTGAGACCGCGCAGAAGAACATGAGCGATCTTGAGGAACTGATGAACTGCCGGTCGGTCGATGCGCTCCTGTCGTGCCAGAGCAGCATCCTCCGGGACCGGATGGAAACCTTGCACAACAGCAACATCCGGATCTCCGAGGTTTCCACGCAGGTCGCGAGCGACACGGCGAAACGAATCAGCGAACTGACGAGCAGCCTTGGCGGCAACCTGTCATTGATGGACGAAGCCGGCCAAAGCCTGCGCAATGCGGGCACTGAAATGGCCCGGATCAACCAAAGCACGGATTGA
- a CDS encoding transcriptional regulator: MPPRRPRRPSDPDQLDLLDIPEATAVMLTYSGRTLDLEQPDFSRFEIEDIARPLAYQCRFVGNTRAFYSVAQHCVLASELAPRGFEYEALMHDSEEAFTGDWPTPWKVRIGRDAIKAAIEPLKAALAARFGFSHPQHDAVKLADQRSLATELRDLCAPHRVNWRDLPAPSPSPIVPLGPDDAMAAFIRRYHELRSPQPHKV, from the coding sequence ATGCCGCCGCGCCGTCCCAGACGCCCATCCGATCCCGACCAGCTCGACCTGCTCGACATCCCCGAGGCGACAGCGGTGATGCTGACCTATTCCGGCCGGACGCTGGATCTGGAGCAGCCGGATTTCAGCCGTTTCGAGATCGAGGATATCGCCCGCCCGCTGGCTTACCAGTGCCGGTTCGTCGGCAATACCCGCGCTTTCTACAGCGTCGCCCAGCACTGCGTGCTGGCGAGCGAGCTGGCGCCCCGCGGGTTCGAGTACGAGGCCCTGATGCACGACAGCGAGGAGGCGTTCACCGGCGACTGGCCGACGCCGTGGAAGGTCCGGATCGGCCGCGACGCGATCAAGGCCGCCATCGAGCCGCTGAAGGCTGCCCTCGCCGCCCGGTTCGGCTTCAGCCATCCCCAGCATGACGCGGTGAAGCTCGCCGACCAGCGCAGCCTCGCGACGGAACTTCGCGACCTCTGTGCTCCCCATCGGGTCAACTGGCGGGATCTGCCGGCTCCGTCGCCGAGTCCCATCGTGCCGCTTGGACCCGACGACGCCATGGCCGCCTTCATCAGGCGCTATCATGAACTGCGTTCGCCTCAGCCGCACAAGGTTTGA
- the mtnA gene encoding S-methyl-5-thioribose-1-phosphate isomerase, protein MKIDGRPYRTIWLADDGWSVEIIDQTRLPHDFAIARLTTVEEAAHAIRAMLVRGAPLIGATAAYGMALAAREAPDDQSLSRASDRLLETRPTAVNLRWALERMRRCLAELAPSDRAAAAYAEAAALCDEDVAFNEAIGTHGAGLIRQASEKAGGRAGDRVVNVLTHCNAGWLATVDWGTALSPIYKAFEEGIRLHVWVDETRPRNQGASLTAWELNHHGVPHTVIVDNVGGHLMQHGMVDLCITGTDRTTASGDVCNKIGTYLKALAAHDNGVPFYVALPSPTIDWTIDDGVRQIPIEQREGSEVSALTGRTADGRIETVTVTPEGSPVANYAFDVTPARLVTGLITERGVCPASREGLRSLFPDP, encoded by the coding sequence ATGAAAATCGACGGCAGACCATACCGGACGATCTGGCTCGCCGACGACGGCTGGTCGGTGGAGATCATCGACCAGACGCGCCTTCCCCATGATTTCGCGATCGCCCGCCTGACGACGGTCGAGGAGGCGGCTCACGCGATCCGCGCGATGCTGGTGCGCGGAGCGCCGCTGATCGGGGCGACCGCTGCCTACGGCATGGCCCTGGCGGCCCGCGAGGCGCCGGACGACCAGTCCTTGTCGCGGGCTTCGGACCGCCTGCTGGAGACCCGCCCGACCGCGGTCAACCTGCGCTGGGCGCTGGAGCGGATGCGCAGGTGCCTCGCCGAACTGGCGCCCTCCGACCGCGCCGCAGCCGCCTATGCCGAAGCCGCCGCGCTGTGCGACGAGGACGTGGCGTTCAACGAGGCGATCGGGACCCATGGCGCCGGCCTGATCCGGCAGGCGTCGGAGAAGGCCGGGGGCAGGGCCGGGGACAGGGTGGTCAACGTCCTGACCCACTGCAACGCCGGATGGCTCGCCACGGTGGACTGGGGCACGGCGCTGTCCCCCATCTACAAGGCGTTCGAGGAGGGCATCCGCCTGCATGTCTGGGTCGACGAGACCCGGCCGCGCAACCAGGGGGCCAGCCTGACCGCCTGGGAACTGAACCATCACGGCGTGCCGCACACGGTGATCGTCGACAATGTCGGCGGCCACCTGATGCAGCACGGCATGGTCGACTTGTGCATCACCGGAACCGACCGGACCACCGCGAGCGGAGATGTCTGCAACAAGATCGGGACCTATCTGAAGGCCCTGGCCGCGCACGACAACGGCGTGCCGTTCTATGTGGCGCTGCCGTCCCCGACCATCGACTGGACCATCGACGACGGCGTCAGGCAGATCCCGATCGAGCAGCGGGAGGGCTCCGAAGTCTCGGCCCTGACCGGCCGCACGGCCGATGGACGGATCGAGACGGTGACCGTCACGCCGGAGGGGAGCCCGGTCGCCAACTACGCCTTCGATGTCACCCCGGCGCGCCTCGTTACCGGGCTGATCACCGAGCGCGGCGTATGCCCGGCCTCGCGGGAGGGGCTGCGGAGCCTGTTCCCGGACCCTTGA
- a CDS encoding response regulator: protein MDIRLAGEMDGIWAAREIRARFGIGSIFMTANNDPATRARAEGAQPLGFMDKPYSPMTVKTTLRTAAEHLGPITRN, encoded by the coding sequence ATGGATATCCGGCTGGCCGGGGAGATGGACGGCATCTGGGCGGCGCGGGAGATCAGGGCCCGGTTCGGCATCGGGTCGATCTTCATGACCGCCAACAACGACCCGGCGACCCGCGCACGGGCCGAGGGAGCCCAGCCGCTGGGCTTCATGGACAAGCCCTATTCACCCATGACGGTGAAGACCACGCTCCGCACGGCGGCCGAACACCTGGGTCCGATCACGCGGAATTAG